One window of the Pseudomonas sihuiensis genome contains the following:
- a CDS encoding AraC family transcriptional regulator: MDQITHIQSSLPGVRLIDAEYRRFAFPRHFHLEYHVGLLIQGQHRYAYGGERRHVGAGDVLLMAPEGIHDGACLDGQSYRIRVMAFDPSWLDEASRTLSDGRQGAPRLTTSSLRHPLLSQHLQRFHAAMLGGSRLAQEEALWQALAHLLEMGSTLRVSEPHRVFDQQTWQRLRDWLESRLDAPPTLEEIAAFCAMSPWQALRRFRQHTGLPPHQWLMQLRLQRALPLVLAGEPLSEIALRLGFYDQAHFSRLFRRTYGLPPARLRQG; encoded by the coding sequence ATGGACCAGATCACTCATATCCAAAGCAGCTTGCCCGGCGTGCGCCTGATCGATGCCGAGTACCGTCGCTTCGCCTTTCCCCGGCACTTTCACCTGGAATATCACGTCGGCCTGTTGATACAGGGACAGCATCGCTACGCCTATGGCGGTGAGCGCCGGCATGTCGGGGCGGGGGACGTACTGCTGATGGCGCCGGAAGGGATTCATGACGGCGCCTGCCTGGATGGCCAGAGTTACCGCATTCGGGTAATGGCCTTCGATCCCTCCTGGCTGGATGAAGCCAGTCGTACCCTGAGTGACGGTCGTCAGGGCGCGCCACGCTTGACCACCAGCAGCTTGCGTCACCCGCTGCTGTCACAGCACCTGCAGCGCTTTCATGCGGCGATGCTGGGCGGCTCGAGACTGGCTCAGGAGGAGGCGCTCTGGCAGGCGCTGGCCCACCTGCTGGAGATGGGCTCGACCTTGCGCGTCAGCGAGCCACATCGCGTCTTCGATCAGCAGACCTGGCAGCGGCTGCGCGATTGGCTGGAGAGCCGCCTCGACGCTCCACCCACGCTGGAGGAAATCGCCGCTTTTTGCGCCATGAGTCCCTGGCAGGCGCTGCGGCGTTTCCGCCAGCACACCGGTTTGCCGCCGCATCAGTGGTTGATGCAACTGCGTTTGCAGCGGGCGTTGCCGCTGGTGCTGGCGGGTGAGCCTCTGAGCGAGATCGCCCTGCGCCTGGGCTTCTACGACCAGGCGCATTTCTCGCGGTTGTTCCGCCGCACCTATGGCCTGCCACCGGCGCGCCTGCGCCAGGGCTGA
- the fabA gene encoding 3-hydroxyacyl-[acyl-carrier-protein] dehydratase FabA, translating to MTRQNAYTREDLLACSRGELFGPGNAQLPAPNMLMIDRIAHISETGGKYGKGEIVAELDINPDLWFFGCHFEGDPVMPGCLGLDAMWQLVGFYLGWQGNPGRGRALGSGEVKFFGQVLPTAKKVTYNIHIKRTISRSLILGIADGTVAVDGREIYSAEGLRVGLFTSTDSF from the coding sequence ATGACAAGACAAAACGCCTACACCCGGGAAGATCTGCTCGCCTGCAGCCGCGGCGAACTGTTCGGCCCGGGGAACGCGCAACTGCCCGCCCCAAACATGCTGATGATCGATCGCATCGCTCACATCAGCGAAACCGGCGGCAAGTACGGCAAGGGCGAAATCGTCGCTGAGCTCGATATCAATCCGGACCTGTGGTTCTTCGGCTGCCACTTCGAGGGCGACCCGGTCATGCCGGGCTGCCTCGGTCTCGACGCCATGTGGCAGCTGGTCGGCTTCTACCTCGGCTGGCAAGGCAACCCGGGCCGCGGCCGTGCCCTGGGTAGCGGCGAAGTGAAATTCTTCGGTCAGGTACTGCCGACCGCCAAGAAGGTCACCTACAACATTCACATCAAGCGCACCATCAGCCGCTCGCTGATCCTCGGCATCGCCGATGGCACCGTAGCCGTCGACGGTCGCGAAATTTATAGCGCCGAAGGCCTGCGCGTCGGCCTGTTCACCTCCACCGACAGTTTCTGA
- a CDS encoding DUF4389 domain-containing protein, which produces MSDEKQELERESILLRILWMVIFLIVWQLAELLLGAVVLLQLGYRLFYGAPNASLLSFGDSLSQYLAQIGRFGTFNTDEKPWPFADWPTPRAPEGETAHSIPPAPHPVRDEEPKL; this is translated from the coding sequence ATGAGTGATGAAAAACAGGAGTTGGAGCGCGAGTCGATTCTCTTGCGCATTCTGTGGATGGTGATTTTCCTCATCGTCTGGCAACTGGCCGAGCTGCTGCTCGGCGCCGTGGTGCTGCTGCAACTGGGTTACCGCCTGTTCTACGGCGCGCCGAACGCCAGCCTGCTGAGCTTTGGCGACAGTCTCAGCCAGTATCTGGCGCAGATCGGTCGTTTCGGCACCTTCAATACCGATGAAAAACCCTGGCCGTTCGCCGACTGGCCGACGCCGCGGGCGCCGGAAGGCGAGACCGCGCACAGTATCCCGCCGGCGCCGCACCCCGTGCGCGACGAGGAGCCCAAGCTGTGA
- the sixA gene encoding phosphohistidine phosphatase SixA, with protein sequence MRLWLLRHGEAEPQAAPDAARELTAHGRKEVQQAAAQLAGRPLTAIVASPYVRAQQTAELVRSELGFTGKINTVTWLTPDSDPRDALKYLDERERAEVLLVSHQPLIGALGGLLVHGHRQEPLPMRTASLAELEGDIPAAGLMELLALIHPR encoded by the coding sequence GTGAGGTTATGGCTGCTGCGCCATGGTGAGGCCGAGCCGCAGGCAGCCCCTGATGCTGCCCGCGAGCTGACCGCCCATGGTCGCAAGGAAGTGCAGCAGGCCGCCGCTCAGCTCGCCGGTCGGCCCCTGACCGCCATCGTCGCCAGCCCTTACGTGCGTGCCCAGCAGACGGCCGAGCTGGTACGCAGCGAGCTGGGGTTCACCGGCAAGATAAACACCGTGACCTGGCTGACGCCGGACAGTGATCCGCGTGATGCCTTGAAGTATCTCGATGAGCGTGAGCGTGCCGAGGTGCTGCTGGTCAGCCATCAACCGCTGATCGGCGCGCTGGGCGGGCTGCTGGTGCACGGTCATCGCCAGGAGCCGCTGCCCATGCGCACCGCCAGTCTGGCTGAGCTGGAAGGCGATATCCCGGCCGCCGGGCTGATGGAGCTGCTGGCGCTTATCCACCCCCGCTGA
- a CDS encoding AMP-binding protein — protein sequence MADAIRLPLELFYEREARHPNKRYMVQPLGGGQLLELSWADVGEQARRAASWLRSRELPQGSRIAIISKNCAHWIVADLAIWMAGHVSVPLYPNLTADSMGQVLEHSEAALALVGKLDDWASMAPGLPQGLPTVSLPLHPQGSFDYSWDDLQRSAPIQDDPKPAANQLATIIYTSGTTGTPKGVMHNFSNFGFAASNAIKLFGVGEDDRLISYLPLCHVAERMFVELASIYAGQTIFFAESLDTFLEDLKRARPTVMFGVPRIWTKFQMGVYSKMPAQKLDRLLRLPIIGRFIGRKVLAGLGLDAIRYALSGAAPVPEALLNWYRRLGMEIQEVYGMTENCGYSHVCLPGKFKQGWIGQNNPGVEVRIGEDGEVLVRSGATMQGYYKDPIKTAETLTDDGFLRTGDKGEQDAEGNLRLTGRIKEIFKTSKGKYVAPAPIENRIGEHSRIEQVCVVGDGLPQPIALCVLSDVGRQEAANDSRDELENSLKALLAEVNGRLDHHERLQGLVLVKEVWAVENGFLTPTLKIKRAVIEGTYGERFAEWQQRSEAVLWHD from the coding sequence GTGGCTGATGCAATCCGTTTGCCGCTCGAGCTGTTTTACGAACGTGAAGCAAGGCACCCGAACAAACGCTACATGGTGCAACCTCTAGGGGGCGGCCAGCTGCTGGAACTGAGCTGGGCCGACGTGGGCGAGCAGGCGCGCCGCGCAGCCAGCTGGTTGCGTAGTCGCGAACTGCCACAGGGCAGCCGCATCGCCATCATCTCCAAGAACTGCGCGCACTGGATCGTCGCCGATCTGGCGATCTGGATGGCGGGCCACGTTTCGGTACCGCTGTATCCCAACCTCACCGCCGACTCCATGGGGCAGGTGCTGGAGCATTCCGAAGCAGCCCTGGCCTTGGTCGGCAAGCTCGATGACTGGGCCTCGATGGCACCGGGCCTGCCGCAGGGCTTGCCGACCGTCAGCCTGCCGCTGCATCCGCAGGGCAGCTTCGACTACAGCTGGGATGATCTGCAGCGCAGCGCGCCGATCCAGGACGACCCCAAGCCAGCAGCCAACCAGTTGGCCACCATCATCTACACCTCAGGCACCACCGGCACGCCCAAGGGTGTGATGCACAATTTCTCCAATTTCGGTTTCGCCGCCAGCAACGCCATCAAGCTGTTTGGCGTGGGCGAGGATGATCGACTGATCTCCTACCTGCCGCTGTGCCACGTGGCCGAGCGCATGTTCGTCGAGCTGGCGTCCATCTATGCGGGGCAGACGATCTTCTTTGCCGAGAGCCTGGATACCTTTCTGGAAGATCTCAAGCGCGCGCGGCCGACCGTGATGTTCGGCGTGCCGCGCATCTGGACCAAGTTCCAGATGGGTGTGTACAGCAAGATGCCGGCGCAGAAGCTCGACCGCCTGCTGCGACTGCCGATCATCGGCCGCTTCATCGGTCGCAAGGTACTCGCCGGCCTCGGTTTGGACGCCATTCGCTATGCGCTGTCCGGTGCCGCGCCGGTGCCTGAGGCGCTGCTCAACTGGTATCGCCGCCTGGGCATGGAGATCCAGGAGGTCTATGGCATGACCGAGAACTGTGGTTATTCCCACGTGTGTCTGCCGGGCAAGTTCAAGCAGGGCTGGATCGGCCAGAACAACCCGGGCGTCGAGGTACGCATCGGCGAGGATGGCGAAGTCCTGGTGCGCAGCGGCGCGACCATGCAGGGTTACTACAAGGACCCGATCAAGACCGCCGAGACGCTGACTGACGATGGCTTCCTGCGCACCGGCGACAAGGGCGAGCAGGACGCCGAAGGCAACCTGCGCCTCACCGGACGCATCAAGGAAATCTTCAAGACCAGCAAGGGCAAGTATGTCGCGCCTGCGCCGATCGAAAACCGCATTGGCGAGCACTCGCGTATCGAGCAGGTGTGCGTGGTCGGCGACGGCCTGCCGCAGCCCATAGCCCTGTGCGTGCTATCCGATGTAGGGCGTCAGGAAGCGGCCAATGACAGTCGCGATGAACTGGAGAACAGCCTCAAGGCCTTGCTCGCCGAGGTCAATGGTCGTCTCGATCATCATGAGCGGCTGCAAGGCCTGGTACTGGTCAAGGAGGTCTGGGCAGTGGAGAACGGTTTCCTGACGCCGACCCTGAAAATCAAACGCGCGGTGATCGAGGGCACTTATGGCGAGCGTTTCGCCGAGTGGCAACAGCGCAGCGAAGCCGTGCTCTGGCACGATTGA
- a CDS encoding LysE family translocator codes for MQETSVLLSLAAVFAVALISPGPDVALVVRTALHQGQRAGLLSALGLACGILLHGTLVLSGVALLLSRTEWLFDLVQVGGALYLGWLGIGAVRAWWRGSAGPRRLDGELTPSLFGPWLRGVLTNLGNPKALVFFLALLSSLVPADMSLPGKMACAALLFGLSLFWFSLLGLTLSRPLMRQRLLQVAPTIDFVCGLVFLLVAASIVGRLLL; via the coding sequence ATGCAGGAGACGTCCGTCTTGCTGTCGCTGGCTGCCGTGTTCGCGGTGGCCCTTATCAGTCCCGGCCCGGATGTAGCGCTGGTGGTGCGCACCGCCTTGCATCAGGGGCAGCGTGCCGGCTTGCTCAGTGCGTTGGGCCTGGCCTGCGGCATTCTTCTGCATGGCACCCTGGTGCTCAGCGGCGTGGCCTTGCTGCTCAGTCGTACCGAGTGGCTGTTCGATCTGGTGCAGGTCGGCGGTGCACTCTATCTGGGCTGGCTGGGTATCGGCGCTGTGCGTGCCTGGTGGCGTGGCAGTGCTGGCCCGAGGCGGCTGGATGGCGAGCTGACGCCTTCGCTGTTCGGCCCCTGGTTACGCGGCGTGCTCACCAACCTGGGCAATCCCAAGGCGCTGGTGTTCTTCCTGGCACTGCTCAGCAGTCTTGTACCCGCCGATATGTCGCTGCCCGGCAAGATGGCCTGTGCGGCGCTGCTGTTCGGCCTGAGCCTGTTCTGGTTCAGCCTGCTGGGGCTGACCCTGAGCCGCCCGCTGATGCGTCAGCGGCTGCTGCAGGTGGCGCCGACCATCGACTTCGTTTGCGGCCTGGTATTTCTGCTGGTGGCGGCCAGCATCGTAGGACGTCTGCTGCTATAG
- a CDS encoding methyl-accepting chemotaxis protein, whose product MSLRNLSIAPRAALGFGLVALLVLLLGSFSLLQMSEMRKQSEAVDQHWLPSMMALGEVSQDILRLRAVTLRLMLSREPDELQRNLRLADELRTELSAADSSYQKRISGSEERSLYEAFRRAEAAYLQEQGKIVAFIRQGNFDDAIAVTRGTLNQHADDMARALTDLSELNRKGAMEAARKAGQVFDSARTWVVVMMALAALATVGLALLLTRSIVAPLTEAVRLAEVVASGDLTQSIHVEGRDEPARLLNALKSMQQSLRNTIQSIADSSNQLASASEELHAVTEDSTRALHQQNAEIEQAATAVNEMTAAVEEVARNAVSTSEASRASTVTAQQGREQVRQTVSSISQLADDVNGTAGEVEKLAERVREISKVLDVIRSIAEQTNLLALNAAIEAARAGDAGRGFAVVADEVRALAHRTQQSTQEIEQMIGAIQSGTDQAVGSMQSSNNRARSTLEVAQAAGAALELITQAISSINERNLVIASASEEQAQVAREVDRNLVNIRDLSLQSSAGANQTSAASQELSRLAIDLNNLVARFKV is encoded by the coding sequence ATGTCGCTGCGTAATCTTTCTATCGCACCACGGGCTGCCTTGGGCTTCGGCCTGGTGGCTTTGCTGGTGTTGCTGCTCGGTTCATTTTCGCTGTTGCAGATGAGCGAGATGCGCAAGCAGTCCGAGGCAGTCGATCAGCATTGGCTGCCAAGTATGATGGCGCTGGGGGAGGTCAGCCAGGACATCCTGCGTCTGCGTGCCGTGACGCTGCGGCTGATGCTCAGTCGTGAGCCTGATGAGCTTCAGAGGAACCTGCGCCTTGCCGATGAACTGCGTACTGAGTTGAGTGCGGCTGACTCTTCGTATCAAAAGCGTATCTCCGGTAGTGAGGAGCGTAGCCTTTACGAGGCTTTTCGCCGAGCCGAAGCGGCCTACTTGCAGGAGCAGGGCAAGATCGTTGCCTTCATTCGCCAAGGTAACTTCGACGATGCCATTGCCGTGACCCGTGGCACGCTTAATCAACATGCCGATGATATGGCGCGTGCTCTAACTGATCTTTCCGAGCTGAACCGCAAGGGCGCTATGGAGGCAGCTCGCAAGGCTGGGCAGGTGTTCGATTCGGCGCGTACTTGGGTAGTGGTGATGATGGCACTGGCGGCGCTGGCTACCGTGGGCCTGGCACTGCTGCTGACCCGTAGCATCGTCGCGCCGCTGACCGAGGCGGTACGTCTTGCCGAGGTAGTGGCGTCGGGTGATCTGACCCAGAGCATCCACGTCGAGGGCCGTGACGAGCCGGCACGGCTGCTAAACGCCCTGAAAAGCATGCAGCAGAGCCTGCGTAACACCATTCAGAGCATCGCCGACTCGTCCAATCAACTGGCATCGGCATCCGAAGAATTGCATGCGGTGACCGAAGATTCGACTCGCGCCCTGCATCAGCAGAACGCCGAGATCGAACAGGCTGCTACGGCAGTCAACGAGATGACTGCCGCGGTCGAAGAGGTCGCGCGTAATGCGGTGAGTACCTCGGAAGCGTCGCGCGCCTCTACCGTGACCGCACAGCAGGGGCGCGAGCAGGTGCGCCAGACCGTGAGCTCGATCAGTCAGCTGGCTGATGACGTAAATGGCACCGCGGGTGAGGTTGAGAAGTTGGCCGAGCGGGTCCGTGAGATCAGCAAGGTGCTTGACGTGATCCGCTCCATTGCCGAGCAGACCAACCTGTTGGCGCTCAACGCTGCCATCGAGGCGGCGCGGGCCGGTGATGCGGGACGAGGCTTCGCTGTAGTGGCTGACGAGGTGCGTGCGCTGGCGCATCGCACTCAGCAATCCACGCAGGAGATCGAGCAGATGATCGGTGCCATTCAAAGCGGCACCGATCAGGCGGTCGGGTCGATGCAGAGCAGCAACAATCGCGCCCGCTCCACCCTTGAGGTGGCCCAGGCTGCGGGCGCGGCGCTGGAGTTGATCACACAGGCGATCTCCTCGATCAACGAGCGTAACCTGGTGATTGCCAGTGCGTCGGAAGAGCAGGCTCAGGTGGCGAGGGAAGTGGATCGCAATCTGGTCAATATTCGCGATCTGTCGCTGCAGAGTTCGGCGGGTGCCAACCAGACCAGTGCGGCTAGCCAGGAGCTGTCGCGCCTGGCGATCGACCTGAACAACCTGGTAGCGCGTTTCAAGGTCTGA
- a CDS encoding NAD(P)H-dependent glycerol-3-phosphate dehydrogenase: MTQLQPIAVLGGGSFGTALANLLAENGQRVLQWMRDPEQAEQMRQSGENPRYLKGVKLHGGIEPTSDLSGVLQQAELVLVALPSSALRDALQPVAAQLAGKMLISTTKGIEAKTFKLMSQILEEIAPAARIGVLSGPNLAKEVADHALTATVIASEDEELCLRVQQALHGRTFRVYASADRFGVELGGALKNVYAIMSGMAAALGMGENTKSMLITRALAEMTRFAVKLGANPMTFLGLAGVGDLIVTCSSPKSRNYQVGFALGEGLSLEDAVQRLGEVAEGVNTLKVLKARAEELDVYMPLVAGLHAILFEGRTLAQVIELLMLGEPKTDVDFIPTAGF, translated from the coding sequence ATGACACAGCTTCAACCCATTGCCGTACTCGGTGGCGGTAGTTTCGGTACCGCCCTGGCCAACCTGCTGGCGGAGAACGGCCAGCGCGTCCTGCAGTGGATGCGTGACCCCGAGCAGGCCGAGCAGATGCGTCAGAGCGGCGAGAACCCGCGCTATCTGAAGGGCGTCAAGCTGCATGGCGGTATCGAGCCGACCAGTGACCTGAGCGGCGTGCTGCAGCAGGCCGAGTTGGTGCTGGTCGCATTGCCTTCCAGCGCCCTGCGCGATGCCCTGCAACCGGTGGCGGCGCAGTTGGCGGGCAAGATGCTGATCAGCACCACCAAGGGCATCGAAGCCAAGACCTTCAAGCTGATGAGCCAGATTCTCGAAGAGATCGCCCCCGCCGCGCGTATCGGCGTGCTGTCCGGGCCGAATCTGGCCAAGGAAGTGGCCGATCACGCCCTGACCGCCACGGTGATCGCCAGTGAAGATGAAGAACTGTGCCTGCGCGTGCAGCAGGCCCTGCATGGCAGAACCTTCCGCGTCTACGCCAGCGCCGATCGTTTCGGTGTCGAGCTTGGCGGCGCGTTGAAGAACGTCTACGCCATCATGTCCGGCATGGCGGCGGCGCTGGGCATGGGTGAGAACACCAAAAGCATGCTGATCACCCGCGCTCTGGCGGAAATGACCCGTTTTGCGGTCAAGCTCGGCGCCAACCCGATGACTTTCCTCGGCCTCGCTGGTGTCGGCGACCTGATCGTCACTTGTTCGTCACCGAAAAGTCGCAACTATCAGGTCGGCTTCGCCCTGGGTGAAGGCCTCAGCCTGGAAGACGCGGTGCAGCGCCTTGGCGAAGTCGCCGAAGGGGTCAATACGCTCAAGGTACTCAAGGCCCGTGCCGAAGAACTGGACGTCTACATGCCGCTGGTCGCTGGCCTGCATGCCATCCTCTTCGAGGGGCGTACGCTGGCCCAGGTCATCGAATTGCTGATGCTCGGTGAGCCCAAGACCGACGTCGATTTCATCCCCACTGCTGGTTTCTGA
- a CDS encoding hotdog fold thioesterase, translating to MGLWQRTPDIDALNATLKNSIGEVLDIRFEAFDDESLSASMVIDSRTHQPYGLLHGGASVVLAETLGSTASYLCIDSSRFYCVGLEVNANHLRGLRSGRVHAVARPVHLGRTTHVWDIRLSGDDGKASCISRLTMAIVPLGDQPPKL from the coding sequence ATGGGACTGTGGCAACGAACGCCCGATATCGATGCACTCAACGCGACCTTGAAAAACAGCATCGGTGAGGTGCTGGACATCCGTTTCGAAGCCTTCGACGACGAATCGCTCAGCGCCAGCATGGTGATCGACTCGCGCACTCACCAGCCCTATGGGCTGCTGCACGGTGGCGCCTCGGTTGTGTTGGCGGAAACCCTAGGCTCCACTGCCAGCTACCTGTGCATCGACAGCAGCCGCTTCTACTGTGTCGGCCTGGAAGTCAACGCCAACCATCTGCGCGGTTTACGCAGCGGGCGTGTGCATGCGGTGGCGCGGCCGGTGCATCTGGGCCGTACCACCCACGTCTGGGACATTCGCCTCAGTGGCGATGACGGCAAGGCCAGCTGTATCTCGCGCCTGACCATGGCCATCGTTCCCCTGGGTGATCAGCCCCCGAAACTTTAA
- the fabB gene encoding beta-ketoacyl-ACP synthase I: protein MRRVVITGLGIVSCLGNDKEAVAGSLRAGKSGIRFNPSYAEMGLRSHVSGSVNLNLEELIDRKLFRFMGDAAAYAYLSMEQAIKDSGLSEEQVSNPRTGLIAGSGGASTVNQMEAIDTLREKGVKRIGPYRVTRTMGSTVSACLATPFKIKGVNFSISSACATSAHCIGQAMEQIQLGKQDVVFAGGGEEEHWSQSCLFDAMGALSTQYNETPEKASRAYDAKRDGFVIAGGGGMVVVEELEHALARGAKIYAEIVGYGATSDGYDMVAPSGEGAIRCMQQALATVDTPIDYLNTHGTSTPVGDVAEIRGVREVFGDKAPAISSTKSLSGHSLGAAGVQEAIYCMLMMEGNFIAASANIDELDPEVADMPIQLSTVENAKLDTVMSNSFGFGGTNATLVLKRWAGK from the coding sequence ATGCGTCGTGTAGTGATCACCGGTCTGGGCATCGTTTCCTGCCTGGGCAATGACAAAGAAGCCGTTGCCGGCAGCCTTCGCGCGGGCAAATCAGGCATCCGTTTCAACCCCTCCTACGCCGAAATGGGCCTGCGTAGTCATGTCTCCGGTTCGGTCAACCTGAATCTGGAAGAGCTGATCGACCGCAAACTGTTCCGCTTCATGGGCGACGCTGCGGCTTACGCCTATCTGTCGATGGAACAGGCGATCAAGGACTCCGGCCTCAGCGAAGAGCAGGTTTCCAATCCGCGCACTGGCCTGATCGCCGGTTCCGGTGGCGCTTCCACCGTCAACCAGATGGAAGCCATCGATACCCTGCGCGAAAAAGGCGTCAAGCGCATCGGCCCATACCGCGTAACCCGCACCATGGGCAGCACCGTATCAGCGTGCCTGGCGACTCCGTTCAAGATCAAGGGCGTCAACTTCTCCATCTCCTCGGCCTGCGCCACCAGCGCACACTGCATCGGCCAGGCCATGGAGCAGATCCAGCTGGGCAAGCAGGACGTGGTCTTTGCCGGCGGCGGTGAAGAAGAACATTGGAGCCAGAGCTGCCTGTTCGACGCCATGGGTGCCCTCTCCACCCAGTACAACGAGACCCCGGAAAAAGCCTCGCGCGCCTACGACGCCAAGCGTGACGGTTTCGTCATCGCCGGCGGTGGCGGCATGGTCGTGGTCGAGGAGCTGGAGCACGCTCTGGCCCGCGGCGCCAAGATCTACGCGGAAATCGTCGGTTACGGCGCCACCAGCGATGGCTACGACATGGTCGCTCCGAGCGGCGAAGGCGCGATCCGCTGCATGCAGCAGGCGCTGGCCACCGTCGACACCCCGATCGACTACCTGAACACCCACGGCACCTCCACCCCGGTCGGCGACGTCGCCGAAATCCGCGGTGTACGTGAAGTGTTCGGTGACAAGGCTCCGGCCATCAGCTCGACCAAGAGCCTGTCCGGCCACAGCCTCGGTGCAGCCGGCGTGCAGGAAGCGATCTACTGCATGCTGATGATGGAAGGCAACTTCATCGCCGCCTCGGCCAACATCGACGAACTCGATCCGGAAGTCGCCGACATGCCGATCCAGCTCAGCACCGTCGAGAACGCCAAGCTCGATACCGTGATGAGCAACAGCTTCGGCTTCGGTGGCACCAATGCCACCCTGGTGCTCAAGCGCTGGGCCGGCAAGTAA
- a CDS encoding dual specificity protein phosphatase family protein, giving the protein MNRFLQGLRLALASLVFLGALLALPLSMAWAATTAPVPGQSARPVNWAQPLDSRINLYRMTPDLYRSALPSAGDLPQLQALGIATVINFYQRGDEQWLKDPRVVQVHLPLRTDRIDDADVIEVLRSIRQAQSRGRVLIHCKHGQNRTGLIAAMYRVIYQNWSKEQALAEMRGGGFGGEERMGDAERYLRDADIPALRSALATGACSTSAWALCALKDRLLGVIEGV; this is encoded by the coding sequence ATGAACAGATTTCTACAGGGCCTGCGGCTGGCGCTGGCCTCGCTGGTGTTTTTGGGCGCGTTGTTGGCGCTGCCGTTGAGCATGGCCTGGGCTGCCACCACTGCGCCGGTACCCGGGCAGAGCGCGCGTCCGGTCAACTGGGCGCAACCGCTGGACAGCCGCATCAACCTCTATCGCATGACGCCTGATCTCTATCGCAGCGCCTTGCCGAGTGCCGGGGACTTGCCACAGCTGCAGGCCCTGGGCATCGCCACGGTGATCAACTTCTATCAGCGCGGCGATGAGCAGTGGCTGAAGGATCCCAGGGTTGTTCAGGTGCATCTGCCGCTGCGTACCGACCGTATCGATGATGCCGACGTCATCGAAGTGCTACGCAGCATTCGCCAGGCGCAAAGCCGTGGCCGCGTTCTGATTCACTGCAAGCACGGGCAGAATCGTACGGGGCTCATTGCCGCCATGTACCGGGTGATCTACCAGAACTGGAGCAAGGAACAGGCATTGGCAGAAATGCGCGGTGGCGGTTTTGGCGGCGAAGAGCGTATGGGCGACGCCGAGCGTTACCTGCGCGACGCCGACATTCCGGCGTTGCGTTCAGCATTGGCCACAGGCGCCTGTAGCACCAGTGCATGGGCACTGTGCGCGCTAAAGGATCGGCTGCTCGGCGTAATCGAGGGGGTATGA
- a CDS encoding phosphatase PAP2 family protein, protein MSSRYFDFRLALGIPVLLMALLLAFDPSPVDFALARLFYEPGQGFIGRSSFWLEDILHDRAKQALILLGVLAIAGFALSLLPTRLRQWRRQLGYLVLALGLSTSLVTPLKTLTGMHCPWSLSEFGGQEQFTPLLAERAPTANPGRCWPGGHASAGFSLLALFFVLRDRRPRMARIALVVALGLGSLFSLGRMLQGAHFLSHNLWTLLIDWTICVLTYRWLLYRQPVEQPSRNSLEWGETCR, encoded by the coding sequence ATGTCATCCCGTTATTTCGACTTTCGTCTGGCGCTCGGCATACCGGTACTGCTCATGGCGCTGCTGCTGGCGTTCGACCCCAGCCCGGTGGATTTCGCCCTGGCGCGGCTGTTCTACGAACCCGGACAAGGTTTCATCGGGCGTAGCAGCTTCTGGCTCGAGGACATCCTGCATGACCGCGCCAAGCAGGCGCTGATCCTGCTCGGTGTGCTGGCTATCGCAGGCTTCGCGCTCAGCCTGCTGCCCACGCGACTACGCCAATGGCGCCGACAGCTTGGCTATCTGGTGCTGGCGCTGGGGCTGTCGACTTCGCTGGTCACCCCGTTGAAAACGCTCACCGGCATGCACTGCCCCTGGAGCCTGAGCGAGTTTGGTGGCCAGGAGCAATTCACGCCGCTGCTGGCCGAGCGCGCACCGACCGCCAATCCCGGCCGCTGCTGGCCGGGCGGCCATGCCTCGGCGGGGTTCTCGCTGCTGGCACTGTTCTTCGTCCTGCGTGACCGCAGACCGCGGATGGCACGTATTGCGCTGGTGGTGGCACTTGGGCTCGGCTCGCTGTTTTCTCTGGGGCGCATGCTGCAAGGGGCGCACTTTCTCTCGCACAACCTGTGGACGCTGCTGATCGATTGGACAATCTGCGTGCTGACCTACCGCTGGCTGCTCTATCGCCAACCTGTCGAACAGCCATCGCGCAACTCGCTTGAATGGGGAGAAACCTGCCGATGA